In Cryptomeria japonica chromosome 10, Sugi_1.0, whole genome shotgun sequence, a genomic segment contains:
- the LOC131076858 gene encoding linamarin synthase 2-like, producing MAKSLHAVMVPYPAQQGSNNPLMQLAHLLSARGFFITFVDTEGSHRRMLNARGHAHQHNVAQGFRFTTLPDGFAAEHEGRFDSDVLEKHLVASLSKNVPPITCIITESFVHCTHQVDLNLRLPRVVFWTYCAAASITQFKAELLLSRAYIPVKLEEAKRPENVITCLPGNLPPLLPTDLNSFYRFDNLIESLVYQSQLQNKGDYVMVNTMEELEGREAVAALSINGCPSVAMGPLFLPNFLAHRDVVQSGSMFAEDKRCVGCLDAQQVGSKIYVSFGRTSVKSNQQLEEIALGLESSQHPFLWVLRKDIAQGKSAVLPHGFLERIGDRGLTVGWVPQVKVLSHPSIGAFLTHGGWNSVMESISFGIPMLGWPYFADQFLNCRFVKDVWKIGMDFEGVDVDEQRFLTREEAEKGVRSIMECEEARQRVLKLEEVTVKAVSPAGPPFLNLNKFIQDIIQIAKSFCR from the exons ATGGCCAAGTCTCTGCACGCAGTGATGGTGCCATACCCTGCACAACAAGGAAGCAATAATCCTCTAATGCAATTGGCTCACTTGCTCTCTGCAAGGGGATTTTTCATTACCTTCGTTGATACGGAAGGGAGCCACCGGCGCATGTTAAATGCCCGTGGACATGCTCATCAGCACAACGTGGCTCAGGGCTTTCGGTTTACGACCCTCCCGGACGGTTTCGCGGCAGAACACGAAGGCCGATTCGATTCTGATGTTTTGGAGAAGCATCTGGTTGCCAGTCTCTCAAAGAACGTGCCTCCTATCACCTGCATTATCACTGAAAGCTTCGTGCATTGCACGCACCAGGTAGACCTTAATCTCCGATTGCCCAGAGTTGTTTTCTGGACTTATTGCGCGGCTGCATCTATTACGCAGTTTAAAGCCGAGTTGCTTCTCTCCCGGGCATATATTCCTGTGAAAT TGGAAGAAGCGAAGAGGCCGGAGAATGTGATCACTTGTTTACCCGGTAATCTCCCACCTTTACTGCCGACCGATCTCAACTCCTTCTACCGCTTTGATAATTTAATCGAAAGTCTTGTCTATCAGAGTCAACTCCAAAACAAAGGAGATTACGTGATGGTGAACACGATGGAGGAGTTAGAAGGGAGGGAAGCAGTAGCAGCACTCTCTATAAACGGGTGTCCTTCTGTGGCTATGGGTCCTCTCTTTCTTCCCAATTTTCTGGCTCACAGAGATGTCGTACAGTCGGGCAGTATGTTTGCAGAGGACAAGAGGTGTGTGGGATGCCTGGATGCGCAGCAGGTGGGTTCTAAGATATATGTATCTTTTGGGAGAACCTCCGTCAAATCGAACCAACAGCTGGAAGAGATTGCTCTGGGCCTGGAGAGTAGTCAGCATCCTTTTCTGTGGGTTCTGCGAAAGGATATTGCACAAGGGAAGTCTGCCGTTTTACCGCATGGGTTTTTAGAACGGATTGGAGATAGAGGGCTGACTGTGGGATGGGTACCGCAGGTGAAGGTGCTGTCCCACCCTTCCATTGGAGCGTTTCTTACCCACGGCGGATGGAACTCTGTGATGGAGAGCATCAGCTTTGGAATTCCTATGCTGGGATGGCCATATTTTGCGGATCAGTTTCTCAATTGCAGATTTGTCAAAGATGTGTGGAAGATTGGGATGGACTTTGAGGGTGTGGATGTTGATGAACAAAGGTTTCTTACGAGAGAAGAGGCGGAGAAGGGCGTGAGGAGTATTATGGAATGTGAGGAGGCGAGGCAGCGGGTGTTGAAATTGGAGGAGGTAACAGTTAAAGCAGTTAGCCCAGCTGGCCCGCCCTTCCTCAACTTGAACAAGTTTATCCAGGACATTATTCAAATTGCAAAATCATTTTGCCGTTGA